The Oreochromis niloticus isolate F11D_XX linkage group LG15, O_niloticus_UMD_NMBU, whole genome shotgun sequence genome includes a region encoding these proteins:
- the unc93a gene encoding protein unc-93 homolog A, with amino-acid sequence MISRNFKNVLVVSIGFLSLFTAYGGLQSLQSSLNAAEGMGVASLSVIYAAIIVSSMFLPPIMIKNLGCKWTIVVSMACYVSYSFGNLYPGWYTLIPTSVILGLGGSPLWSAKCTYLTISGNLQAAKDNKKGSDVINYYFGIFFFIFQSSAVWGNLMSSLIFGQDTAIVDIPQEQLDSCGAADCGLNVTAYGNTTRPEQKLVWTLVGSYIGVGVLAILIVAVFLDNIDREQASEFRGSQQPFCHTFLATFRLLKDWRLVTLIPLTMYSGFEQSFLSGEYTKNYVTCALGIHYVGFVMMCFGASNSLCSILFGRLARYTGRAPLFALAALTNLSCIIALLYWRPHRDQLAVFFVFPALWGLSDAIWQTQTNALYGILFPREKEAAFANYRMWESLGFVIAFAYSTFLCLEYKLYIVLAVLVITAITYPIVEYYEHKHPTEPIEEGAYQNHKEVIKANEDIICQTHL; translated from the exons ATGATCAGCCGCAACTTCAAGAATGTGCTGGTGGTCTCAATTGGGTTTCTGTCCCTGTTCACGGCTTATGGAGGTCTGCAGAGTTTGCAG AGCAGTCTGAATGCAGCGGAGGGGATGGGCGTGGCCTCTCTGAGCGTCATCTACGCCGCCATCATCGTCTCCTCCATGTTCCTGCCTCCCATCATGATCAAAAACCTGGGCTGTAAATGGACCATTGTGGTTAGCATGGCCTGCTACGTGTCCTACTCGTTTGGAAACCTCTACCCAGGATG GTACACTCTCATCCCCACCTCAGTGATCCTGGGGTTGGGTGGCTCTCCTCTGTGGTCGGCTAAATGCACCTACCTGACCATCTCCGGGAACTTGCAGGCCGCCAAAGACAACAAAAAGGGCTCTGACGTGATCAACTACTATTTCGGCATcttctttttcatctttcagTCTTCTGCTGTTTGGGGAAACCTGATGTCTTCGCTTATCTTTGGACAGGACACAGCTATTG TTGACATCCCACAGGAGCAGCTGGATAGCTGTGGAGCAGCCGACTGCGGCCTTAATGTCACTGCTTATGGGAACACCACCAGGCCTGAGCAGAAACTGGTGTGGACGCTCGTCGGAAGCTACATCG GCGTGGGTGTGCTGGCCATCCTGATCGTGGCGGTGTTTCTGGACAACATCGACCGCGAGCAGGCCAGCGAGTTTCGCGGTAGCCAGCAGCCGTTTTGCCACACGTTCTTGGCAACATTCAGGCTCCTGAAGGACTGGAGGCTGGTGACGCTCATCCCACTCACCATGTACAGCGGCTTTGAACAGAGCTTCCTTTCAGGGGAGTACACCAAG AACTACGTGACTTGTGCTTTGGGGATCCATTATGTTGGTTTTGTAATGATGTGTTTTGGAGCTTCCAATTCCCTTTGTTCAATTCTCTTTGGGAGACTCGCCCGGTACACTGGAAGAGCTCCACTCTTTGCCCTGG CTGCACTGACGAACTTGAGCTGCATCATTGCTCTCTTGTACTGGAGGCCTCATCGTGACCAGCttgctgtgttttttgtgtttcctgCTCTGTGGGGTTTGTCAGATGCTATCTGGCAAACCCAGACTAATG CTCTTTACGGCATCCTCTTCCCGCGGGAAAAAGAGGCGGCGTTTGCAAACTACCGGATGTGGGAGTCGTTGGGTTTTGTCATCGCCTTTGCCTACAGCACGTTCTTATGCCTGGAGTATAAACTGTACATCGTGCTGGCCGTGCTGGTGATCACCGCCATCACTTACCCGATAGTGGAGTACTATGAACACAAGCATCCAACGGAACCCATTGAAGAAGGAGCCTACCAAAATCACAAAGAAGTCATCAAAGCAAACGAGGACATCATCTGCCAGACACACTTGTAG